One Parcubacteria group bacterium DNA window includes the following coding sequences:
- the serS gene encoding serine--tRNA ligase, producing the protein MLDINFIRENQELIRDAARKKHIKFDIAKLIEEDDKRRSLLQGVEEIRAQQNAAGEEIAKAKDGDREALVRSMKGLKETLQKKEEELEKVMKAWRLLMLQVPNVPDVSVPEGEDDSKNQEIKAWGLQPQFAFTPKSHIELMTALDMADFERGAKVSGFRGYFLKNDGARLAFALWRFAQDFFLESSKGFTPIITPSIVRPEPFFGTGYLPQGEEDLYKTQDGAYLTGTSEVPIMGYHMDEVIPKEKFPIKFFGFSSCFRREAGSHGKDTKGIVRVHEFFKFEQVILCEADHQTSVKYHEWINRNTEEAMEKLGIPYHTVINAGGDLGLGQVKKYDIELWVPSEKRYREISSASYFHDFQTRRLNIRYRGEDGKLRFAHSLNSTAIATPRLLVPLIENNQEADGSIVIPKALQPYMGKERITKDR; encoded by the coding sequence ATGTTGGATATTAACTTCATCCGCGAAAACCAGGAACTAATACGCGACGCCGCGCGGAAGAAACACATCAAGTTTGATATCGCAAAGCTCATCGAAGAGGACGACAAGCGTCGCTCACTCCTTCAAGGTGTCGAAGAAATACGCGCCCAACAAAACGCGGCGGGCGAAGAAATAGCTAAAGCAAAAGATGGCGATCGGGAAGCTCTGGTTCGGAGCATGAAGGGTCTCAAAGAGACGCTTCAGAAGAAAGAAGAGGAGCTCGAAAAGGTGATGAAAGCATGGCGTCTTCTGATGCTTCAAGTTCCCAACGTCCCCGATGTCTCTGTGCCAGAGGGAGAAGATGATTCCAAGAACCAAGAGATCAAAGCGTGGGGTCTCCAGCCACAGTTTGCCTTTACGCCCAAGAGTCACATCGAGCTCATGACGGCGCTCGACATGGCCGACTTCGAGCGTGGGGCAAAGGTGTCTGGTTTCCGCGGCTATTTCTTAAAGAACGACGGTGCACGACTTGCCTTCGCATTGTGGCGATTTGCACAAGACTTCTTCCTCGAAAGTAGCAAGGGCTTTACCCCCATTATTACTCCCTCCATCGTACGCCCCGAACCATTTTTTGGAACCGGGTATTTGCCGCAAGGAGAAGAAGATCTCTACAAAACTCAAGACGGCGCGTATCTCACAGGGACATCCGAGGTTCCCATCATGGGGTACCACATGGACGAGGTCATTCCAAAAGAGAAATTTCCGATCAAGTTTTTTGGTTTCTCTTCATGTTTCCGGCGCGAGGCGGGAAGTCATGGTAAGGACACCAAGGGTATTGTGCGTGTCCATGAATTCTTTAAGTTCGAACAAGTGATACTCTGTGAAGCTGACCATCAGACGTCGGTCAAATACCACGAATGGATAAACAGGAACACCGAAGAGGCAATGGAGAAGCTTGGTATTCCGTACCACACCGTCATTAACGCCGGGGGCGACTTGGGGTTAGGCCAGGTCAAGAAGTACGACATCGAGCTCTGGGTTCCCTCGGAGAAAAGATATCGCGAGATAAGCTCGGCATCCTACTTTCATGATTTCCAAACACGCCGCCTGAATATTCGCTATCGTGGTGAAGACGGGAAACTCCGCTTCGCACACTCGTTGAACTCGACTGCAATCGCGACCCCGCGCCTGCTCGTCCCCTTGATCGAGAATAACCAAGAGGCAGACGGCTCGATCGTGATCCCAAAGGCGCTTCAACCCTACATGGGCAAAGAGCGGATTACGAAAGATCGCTAG
- a CDS encoding NUDIX domain-containing protein, producing MTGRPQTVSVLLFTRHGIPLLKDETKPAPHYWKLPGGKGGPGNETPQGIAIRKIKEKVGISLSAGDLTLVQSQDRGDHDFSFFVARPHRETKPKNRGEGGEIIELFDPQEILDIGDLFPNHRSLVQGQLSKR from the coding sequence TTGACCGGGAGACCACAGACCGTTTCAGTCCTTCTCTTTACGCGCCACGGTATTCCTTTGTTGAAGGATGAGACGAAACCAGCCCCTCATTATTGGAAGCTACCTGGTGGTAAGGGCGGACCAGGAAATGAAACTCCCCAAGGTATCGCCATCCGAAAGATCAAAGAAAAGGTCGGTATCTCACTCTCCGCAGGCGACCTAACACTTGTTCAGTCACAGGACAGAGGTGACCACGATTTCTCGTTTTTTGTCGCGCGGCCCCATAGGGAAACAAAACCAAAAAACAGGGGAGAGGGTGGAGAGATAATTGAACTTTTCGACCCGCAAGAGATTCTCGACATAGGAGATCTTTTTCCGAATCACCGCTCTCTTGTTCAAGGTCAATTGTCTAAACGATAG